The Populus alba chromosome 4, ASM523922v2, whole genome shotgun sequence genome contains a region encoding:
- the LOC118050785 gene encoding uncharacterized protein, with product MELLGSQENDVDSSPGQSLNESFRKTRSGISQNDLDSPPGNSLSGSFRKSSSVMSARSLSGISTSSKSVPASRRAFKALKDYARKLVDLELFTQGLEDWVLENSVGDLSNKGQFFRSPFSIDELCKLDLALEGVLFQQLYRMPCSAYASDDSKEDKYFAIEDFLHAIVNGLWRTFWHRSGPLPFFLSCPRHPGSKFYTVEKAVSRGRLEELCGLALVQRTGSDMQVRWDHVMEFALFRPDILSENELRLSPGSICEALFYGVHILITQSLSKFSAVGSDSVFILVFDSKFGGVVKLGGDIGKLEVNSADPYQSVTEWIKCHAEVAVSPVDQVWNKLGNANWRDLGTLQVLLATFHSIVQWMGSPRKSIASLASDHGLRLQKRRMECRPIENENAMVSFQQIVHQGEIEELDHSDNPSLKKLASNMKLRQGDVLMLDDQQQGNKSFQIQDSLVGGNYFMYSAVSPDFPAELFTLYVGAHPSRLEPSWEDMSLWYQLQRQTKVLNILKQQGISCKYLPRIVASGRILHPGPCKKQSPGGRCDHLWCGTPILVTSPVGEPLSFTVARDGPFSSEEALRCCRDCLAALRSASIANVQHGDLCPENIIRVIDPKGSGKMFLHVPISWGRAVLEDRDSPAINLQFSSSHALQHGKLCPSSDAESLIYLLFFVCGGPMQQQDSIESALQWRERSWANRLIQQQLGEISALLKAFADYVDSLCGTPYPVDYDIWLKRLNRAVDGSADRGKMIEVVATKLRLEDVAESSGTSGGGI from the exons GATCTCAAGAAAATGATGTGGACTCATCCCCTGGGCAAAGTTTGAATGAGAGTTTTAGGAAGACAAGATCAG GTATTTCGCAAAATGATTTGGACTCACCTCCGGGAAACAGTTTGAGTGGAAGTTTCAGGAAATCTAGCTCTG TGATGTCTGCCCGGAGTTTATCTGGCATTTCCACCTCAAGCAAGTCTGTTCCTGCTTCCAGAAGAGCATTTAAGGCACTTAAAGACTATGCAAGGAAACTTGTCGACCTCGAATTATTCACACAGGGTCTTGAGGACTGGGTTTTGGAAAATTCAGTAGGAGATTTGTCCAACAAGGGGCAGTTTTTCAGGTCTCCCTTCTCAATTGATGAATTGTGCAAGCTTGATTTAGCATTGGAGGGGGTCCTGTTTCAGCAACTGTATCGTATGCCGTGCTCAGCATATGCTTCTGATGATTCAAAAGAAGACAAGTATTTTGCAATAGAAGATTTCCTTCATGCTATTGTAAATGGCCTGTGGCGTACATTTTGGCACAGAAGTGGGCCACTACCATTCTTTTTATCCTGTCCTCGTCATCCTGGATCAAAATTTTATACCGTGGAGAAGGCAGTGTCAAGGGGAAGGCTTGAAGAGCTCTGTGGTTTAGCTTTGGTACAAAGAACTGGGAGTGATATGCAAGTTCGTTGGGATCATGTTATGGAGTTTGCCTTATTTAGACCAGATATACTGTCAGAAAACGAGTTAAGATTATCTCCTGGCAGTATATGTGAAGCCCTCTTTTATGGTGTTCATATACTAATCACACAGAGTTTGAGCAAGTTCAGTGCAGTTGGCAGTGATTctgtatttattttggtttttgattcTAAATTTGGTGGGGTAGTGAAGCTTGGGGGTGATATTGGCAAACTTGAAGTGAACTCAGCTGATCCATACCAATCTGTGACTGAATGGATCAAGTGTCATGCTGAAGTCGCAGTTTCCCCAGTTGACCAGGTATGGAACAAGCTTGGTAATGCAAATTGGAGAGACCTAGGAACCCTTCAAGTACTTCTGGCAACATTCCATTCTATAGTCCAGTGGATGGGGTCGCCAAGAAAGTCAATAGCCTCACTGGCTTCAGATCATGGTCTCCGTCTTCAGAAGCGTAGGATGGAGTGTCGcccaattgaaaatgaaaatgcaaTGGTCTCCTTCCAACAAATAGTACATCAAGGAGAGATTGAAGAACTTGACCACAGTGACAATCCTTCTTTGAAAAAGCTAGCATCAAATATGAAGCTTAGACAGGGTGATGTATTGATGTTGGATGATCAGCAGCAGGGAAATAAAAGTTTTCAAATACAGGATTCTTTGGTTGGAGGGAACTACTTTATGTATAGTGCTGTTTCTCCAGATTTTCCCGCAGAGTTATTCACTTTATATGTGGGTGCTCACCCATCCAGACTAGAGCCATCCTGGGAAGACATGAGTTTGTGGTACCAATTACAGAGGCAAACAAAAGTGTTAAACATCTTGAAGCAACAAGGAATTTCATGTAAATATTTGCCAAGAATAGTTGCCTCTGGCCGGATTTTGCATCCTGGTCCGTGTAAAAAGCAGAGTCCTGGAGGGCGTTGTGATCACCTATGGTGTGGAACTCCGATACTTGTGACGTCTCCGGTCGGGGAGCCACTCTCTTTCACAGTTGCTCGAGATGGCCCATTTTCCTCAGAGGAAGCACTTCGCTGCTGCCGAGACTGCCTAGCTGCTCTAAGAAGTGCATCAATAGCCAACGTCCAACATGGTGATCTTTGTCCCGAGAACATAATACGTGTCATTGACCCCAAAGGGTCTGGAAAGATGTTCTTGCATGTTCCGATTTCATGGGGACGTGCAGTTCTAGAAGACAGGGATAGCCCAGCAATAAATCTACAGTTCTCGTCATCACATGCACTTCAGCACGGTAAACTTTGTCCATCATCTGATGCTGAGAGCCTAATTTACCTCCTCTTTTTCGTATGTGGGGGGCCTATGCAGCAGCAGGATTCCATCGAGTCTGCCTTGCAATGGAGGGAAAGAAGCTGGGCAAATCGTTTGATTCAGCAACAGCTTGGTGAAATTTCAGCTCTTTTGAAGGCATTCGCTGATTATGTTGATAGCCTTTGTGGAACTCCATACCCAGTTGACTATGATATATGGTTGAAAAGACTAAACAGGGCTGTGGATGGCTCAGCAGATAGAGGTAAAATGATTGAAGTAGTAGCAACGAAATTAAGATTGGAAGATGTTGCTGAATCTTCAGGAACTTCTGGAGGCGGCATTTAA
- the LOC118050786 gene encoding uncharacterized protein, producing MEFGECSSGSNSSSSNEVWAKLVPSDSRYSDVEIRSNEMVICSEITSSSLEKHEWCKITRNSDQSSAMMQNKSSNTILVDEATVQNEDDVVINCGSEIIPGPAREGYLSYRFKLMPRESFTRWLKVSIDAEHAKCSICLSVWHDVVTVAPCLHNFCNGCFSEWLRRSQERHASVLCPQCRAVVQFVGRNHFLHSIEEDVLQADSSLKRSDEEIILLDSYASIKSNLIIQTGKKRRRKRPHSILDTENEVADFPCPQCGTEYSGFYCNQNTIHVQCQACGGMMPSRADIGVPQHCLGCDRVFCGAYWHAQGVSSSDTHSICSHENFKPISEHAVSRIPFLAHEKNRHEQDITEMCIGQMGKTLQDVISDWIGKLNNREIDRTRMPLNHAEMITVGTHVCNDCYDKLISFLLYWFRISLPKYLLPPEAANREDCWYGYACRTQHHNEDHARKRNHVCRPTRGNHA from the exons ATGGAATTTGGTGAATGCTCTTCTGGTTCGAATTCCTCCTCCTCCAATGAAGTCTGGGCCAAACTTG TACCATCTGACTCAAGATATTCTGATGTTGAGATAAGGTCAAATGAGATGGTAATCTGCTCAGAGATTACATCTTCTTCTCTTGAGAAGCATGAATGGTGCAAAATAACAAGGAATTCAGATCAAAGTTCTGCTATGATGCAAAATAAGAG CTCGAATACAATACTTGTTGATGAGGCCACTGTCCAAAATGAAGATGATGTAGTGATAAATTGCGGAAGTGAAATTATTCCTGGCCCTGCCAGAGAAG GATATTTGAGCTACAGATTTAAACTAATGCCTCGAGAGTCTTTCACAAGATGGTTAAAG GTCAGTATAGATGCTGAGCATGCAAAATGCAGCATTTGCTTAAGCGTATGGCATGATGTTGTTACTGTTGCTCCTTGTCTTCATAACTTCTg CAATGGATGCTTTTCAGAATGGCTGAGGAGATCGCAAGAAAGGCATGCAAGTGTGCTCTGTCCTCAGTGTAGAGCAGTAGTACAGTTTGTTGGTAGAAACCACTTTCTGCATAGTATAGAGGAG gaTGTATTGCAAGCCGATTCTTCACTAAAGCGGTCAGATGAAGAAATAATTCTTTTGGATTCCTATgcatcaataaaatcaaatctt ATCATTCAAACTGGAAAAAAGCGTCGTCGAAAGAGGCCACACTCAATTTTGGATACTGAAAATGAAGTTGCAGATTTCCCATGTCCTCAATGTG GTACTGAGTACAGTGGCTTCTACTGCAATCAGAATACAATTCACGTACAGTGCCAAGCCTGTGGAGGGATGATGCCTTCTCGAGCTGATATTGGAGTACCACAGCACT GTTTGGGATGTGATAGAGTATTTTGTGGTGCCTATTGGCATGCTCAAGGTGTTTCCAGCAGTGACACTCACTCTATTTGCAGCCATGAGAATTTTAAACCA ATCTCAGAGCATGCTGTCTCTAGGATTCCATTTTTGGCACATGAAAAAAACCGGCATGAACAGGAT atCACAGAAATGTGTATTGGACAGATGGGAAAAACACTGCAGGATGTTATTTCAGATTGGATTGGGAAGTTGAACAACAGAGAAATTG ATCGAACTAGGATGCCACTGAATCATGCTGAGATGATAACTGTTGGAACCCATGTTTGCAA TGATTGTTATGACAAATTGATCTCCTTTCTGCTGTACTGGTTCCGGATTTCACTGCCTAAATAT CTCCTTCCGCCAGAAGCAGCTAACAGGGAAGATTGCTGGTATGGTTATGCCTGCCGGACACAGCACCATAATGAAGACCATGCGCGTAAAAGAAATCATGTTTGCCGCCCTACTAGGGGTAATCATGCATAA